From Candoia aspera isolate rCanAsp1 chromosome 4, rCanAsp1.hap2, whole genome shotgun sequence, a single genomic window includes:
- the LOC134496956 gene encoding vomeronasal type-2 receptor 26-like: MNCFLLCGVSTALLSLLWPQVICNISRGECSTADPLPVLPKQYQSGDINIAGIISQIYLFYMMMDFKSPPSSDLFEDIVVVTQIYQHILALVFTVKEINTNPEILPNVTLGFQIYNSHFTSKWMYHASMELLSSKGRLIPNYSCDIQKYPVAVIGGPDTDVCLHMAIILHIYKFPQVTYGSAPTTNKDKQAGFYHQMFPNMDHQYKGILQLLKHFQWTWIGGLFVSNDNGEKFVQDVVPMFLQSGVCFDFIERFPTASYSTDILNIVKEGMKMYSVVMNSTVNSVVVQGEIDIMIILRMFPTMSKFEEIPLQGKCKIWIMTAQMDFTSLPFQRWEDLDFLHGALSFAVHSREVPGFREFLQSRKPSFSPEDGFIRVFWEEAFGCVFSGSMVDGKLNPVMDSQPICTGEEKLETLPSSVFEMDMTGHSYSIYNAVHIVAQALHVAHSMTFKHRARTGKVRLTELLKHHPWKLNEVIRRISFNNTAGEIIYFNQNGELDAGFDVINWITFPNKSFLKVKVGGIGSVTSQEDMLSIYEETIIWPSRFNQVRPLSLCNNYCHLGSAKTRIEGEPFCCYDCLRCPEGKISNLIDMDDCFSCPEGQYANKDQNSCPPKVVTFLTYVETLGTLLAISSLFSTFILLLVLGIFIKYQDTPIVKANNRNLTYILLISLLLSFLCALLFIGKPNKKTCLLRQSAFAIIFTVAVSCVLAKTITVILAFMATKLKSAMRKWMGKRLAISIVLFCSFIQVILCTVWLLTFPPFPEFNMHLMAEEIVLECNEGSFVMFYCVLGFMGLLALVSFTVAFFARKLPDTFNEAKFITFSMLIFCSVWLSFVPSYLTTGGKHMVAVEIFSIITSSGGLLVCIFFPKCYIIILRPELNSKQQLRQRRS; encoded by the exons ATGAATTGTTTCCTTCTGTGTGGTGTGTCCACAGCATTGCTGTCATTGCTTTGGCCACAAGTAATATGTAACATTTCTCGTGGTGAATGCAGCACTGCTGATCCTCTTCCTGTTCTTCCCAAGCAATACCAGTCAGGGGACATCAACATTGCTGGCATCATTTCTCAGATCTACCTCTTTTATATGATGATGGACTTCAAGTCACCTCCTTCTAGCGACCTCTTTGAGGATATTGT GGTCGTAACTCAGATTTACCAACACATCCTGGCTTTAGTGTTTACTGTGAAGGAGATCAATACTAATCCAGAGATTCTACCCAATGTAACACTGGGCTTCCAAATCTACAATAGTCATTTCACTTCAAAATGGATGTATCATGCCTCGATGGAACTCCTTTCCTCTAAAGGCAGATTAattcccaactacagctgtgaCATCCAGAAATATCCAGTAGCAGTAATTGGAGGACCTGATACTGATGTATGTCTTCACATGGCCATCATTCTTCACATCTACAAGTTTCCTCAG GTAACATATGGCTCTGCTCCAACGACAAATAAGGACAAACAGGCTGGTTTCTACCACCAAATGTTTCCAAATATGGACCATCAGTATAAGGGAATTCTTCAGCTACTGAAGCATTTTCAGTGGACATGGATTGGGGGCTTGTTTGTGAGCAATGACAATGGGGAGAAGTTTGTACAAGATGTGGTACCCATGTTTCTCCAGAGTGGGGTCTGCTTTGATTTCATTGAAAGATTCCCAACTGCTTCTTATTCCACTGACATTCTCAATATTGTGAAAGAAGGTATGAAAATGTACAGTGTTGTCATGAACAGCACTGTGAATTCAGTGGTAGTTCAAGGTGAAATTGATATAATGATAATTTTGAGAATGTTTCCCACTATGTCAAAATTTGAAGAGATACCATTACAAGGAAAGTGTAAAATCTGGAttatgacagcccagatggatttcacatctctgccctttcagaGGTGGGAAgacctagattttctccatggtgctctgTCCTTTGCAGTTCATTCAAGAGAGGTCCCAGGGTTTCGGGAATTTCTTCAGTCGAGAAAACCAAGCTTCAGTCCagaagatggctttattaggGTTTTCTGGGAGGAGGCATTTGGATGTGTGTTCTCAGGCTCCATGGTTGATGGGAAACTCAACCCAGTCATGGACAGTCAACCGATATGCACTGGGGAGGAGAAGCTAGAGACCCTCCCTTCCTCCGTTTTTGAAATGGACATGACTGGCCACAGCTatagcatctacaatgcagtccATATTGTGGCACAGGCATTACATGTTGCTCATTCAATGACCTTCAAACATAGAGCAAGAACAGGCAAAGTGAGACTTACTGAACTTCTCAAACATCACCCATGGAAG cTCAATGAAGTTATAAGAAGGATCTCATTCAATAATACTGCAggagaaataatatatttcaacCAAAATGGGGAACTTGATGCTGGATTTGATGTCATCAATTGGATCACATtcccaaacaagtcctttctgAAAGTCAAAGTGGGTGGAATAGGGTCTGTGACTTCCCAAGAGGACATGCTGAGCATCTACGAGGAAACCATCATCTGGCCAAGCAGGTTTAACCAG GTCCGGCCACTTTCTCTGTGTAACAATTACTGCCATTTGGGTTCCGCCAAGACCAGAATAGAAGGGGAGCCATTTTGCTGTTATGATTGTCTTCgctgtccagaagggaagatttccAATCTGATAG ATATGGATGACTGCTTTTCATGTCCAGAAGGTCAATATGCAAACAAGGATCAGAATTCATGCCCTCCAAAAGTTGTAACATTCCTGACTTATGTGGAAACATTGGGGACTCTCTTGGccatttcttctctcttctccactTTTATCCTTTTGTTGGTTCTGGGCATCTTCATTAAGTACCAGGACactcccattgtcaaggccaacaaccgaaACCTCACCTACATCCTACTCATTTCGCTCCTGCTTTCATTCCTTTGTGCTTTACTATTTATTGGCAAACCCAATAAAAAAACTTGTCTCCTCCGACAAAGTGCTTTTGCCATAATATTTACTGTAGCTGTATCATGTGTGTTAGCAAAAACCATCACTGTGATTttagctttcatggccaccaaactaAAGTCTGCAATGAGGAAATGGATGGGGAAGAGATTGGCTATTTCCATCGTCCTTTTCTGCTCCTTCATTCAAGTCATTCTTTGTACCGTCTGGCTGTTGACCTTTCCTCCGTTCCCTGAATTCAACATGCACCTAATGGCAGAAGAAATTGTTctggaatgtaatgaaggctcctttgtcatgttctactgtgtcctgggctTTATGGGCCTCCTAGCCCTTGTCAGCTTCACTGTAGCATTCTTTGCCCGGAAACTACCGGACActtttaatgaagccaaatttatcaccttcagcatgttgatcttttgcagtgtttggctctcctttgttccaaGCTATCTGACCACAGGGGGCAAAcatatggtggctgtggagatcttctcgaTCATAACGTCCAGTGGCGGGCTCCTTGTATGcatctttttccctaaatgctatATCATTATACTGAGGCCTGAACTGAATAGCAAGCAGCAGCTAAGACAAAGGAGAAGCTAA